The proteins below are encoded in one region of Oreochromis niloticus isolate F11D_XX linkage group LG6, O_niloticus_UMD_NMBU, whole genome shotgun sequence:
- the LOC102082509 gene encoding neuroblast differentiation-associated protein AHNAK isoform X4 — protein sequence MPSHRRGRSLSEALTLEQLEEGRVVISSINNVSSDNGLKEGDEILGATINFDQLSKEEVLKVLKLMEPFDDKVQVLTRSNRSKSLDNLDQCAKGPEAMLTDSYSKLYNTKIKKFLMDDVPSVEGGYVNGEVTAKPPVQSSSKVNLRNDMGLPRLGVDFGLLKSKTLIAGANADSHSYEGSLTDGSNLNLPPLGLGLNGTNLSEAQIPRFKIGARCPDLDLPEDPNVSTTSCMQLPNTDHPSFDNAMQNLENPQIGLEVPEVDVGLKGSNITTPEMGIDLDGRSFSGPSVNSSIPKVAIEGRNQEFKMPTFKLPGLGLSGSSFSGPECGVKHEDTPEKLSLKYSKRLKNPDLNLDDSSSYVKSPKLRLSGISPDSEQGMLGINVSKPDISGTDTDIPLGEIKMSHKKPRISLKSPDLDLDAQSGMLKSDADVKTPDLRLTTSKLKGGMSGPDANIPKADLKGHNWATDGPSVSIKGPSGKYKAPKFRMPKFDLPVIQVPGLNGDLDGPDGQLSGTLPKGPNLKLNAPDINVPNVDLKAPKLKMNAPNANLDFPSGDLKMPELDGPDWDVNAPSGKLKMPKFNLSGTLPKGPNLDLNTDLKSPDLNPKAPKIKGGIDAPDLDLPDVGLKAPKLDMNTPDVNIGSPKGKLKFPKMKMPKFNLPSLKGPEIDGNLDVPNINTPNVNLKGPKGDLDLDISGPSGKFKKPNLNLPDLGLSGPKLEGPNLDLKTPDLDISGPNLSGGINAPDINMPNIDLKAPKLKLDKPNANLDLPSAKVKMPKLDGPDWDVNAPSGKLKMPKFNLSGTLPKGPNLDLNTDLKSPDLNLKAPKIKGGIDAPDLDLPDVGLKAPKLDMNTPDVNIGSTKGKLKFPKMKMPKFNLPSLKGPEIDGNLDVPNINTPNVNLKGPKGDLDLDISGPSGKFKKPNLNLPDLGLSGPKLEGPNLDLKTPDLDISGPNLSGGINAPDINMPNIDLKAPKLKLDKPNANLDLPSGKVKMPKLDGPDWDVNAPSGKLKMPKFNLSGTLPKGPNLDLNTDLKSPDLNLKAPKIKGGIDAPDMDLPDMGLKAPKLDMNTPDVNIGSPKGKLKFPKMKMPKFNLPSLKGPEFDGKLDGPDVDINAPNVNLKAPKADLDLDISGPSGKFKKPNLNLPDLGLSGPKLEGPNLDLKTPDLDISGPNLSGGINAPDINMPNIDLKAPKLKLDKPNANLDLPSGKVKMPKLDGPDWDVNAPSGKLKMPKFNLSGTLPKGPNLDLNTDLKSPDLNLKAPKIKGGIDAPDLDLPDMGLKAPKLDMNTPDVNIGSTKGKLKFPKMKMPKFNLPSLKSPEIDGKLDVPNINTPNVNLKGPKGDLDLDISGPSGKFKKPNLNLPDLGLSGPKLEGPNLDLKTPDLDISGPNLSGGINAPDINMPNIDLKAPKLKLDKPNANLDLPSGKVKMPKLDGPDWDVNAPSGKLKMPKFNLSGTLPKGPNLDLNTDLKSPDLNLKAPKIKGGIDAPDLDLPDMGLKAPKLDMNTPDVNIGSTKGKLKFPKMKMPKFNLPSLKSPEIDGNLDVPNINTPNVNLKGPKGDLDLDISGPSGKFKKPNLNLPDLGLSGPKLEGPNLDLKTPDLDISGPNLSGGINAPDINMPNIDLKAPKLKLDKPNANLDLPSAKVKMPKLDGPDWDVNAPSGKLKMPKFNLSGTLPKGPNLDLNTDLKSPDLNLKAPKIKGGIDAPDMDLPDMDLKAPKLDMNTPDVNIGSPKGKLKFPKMKMPKFNLPSLKGPEIDGNLDGPDVDINAPNVNLKAPKADLDLDISGPSGKFKKPNLNLPDLGLSGPKLEGPNLDLKTPDLDISGPNFSGGINAPDINMPNIDLKAPKLKLDKPNANLDLPSGKVKMPKLDGPDWDVNAPSGKLKMPKFNLSGTLPKGPNLDLNTELKSPDVNLKAPKIKGGIDAPDLDFPDIDLKAPKLDMNTPYVNTGTPKGKLKMPKLKMSKSNLPNLKGPEFDGTFDGSNIDLRAPNANFKGSKTGLEMPDVDFGSPSGKLKSPNLKLPDVGFSRPKLDVPDFEQNVKVKGPKVKGGLDAPSLPSSNIDFKGSKNGFEFPDVDFGSPSGKFKTPHLTMSDLGFSAPKTDLPNVDLNSPDVRAKVPKGPNLKLNTNLKTPDLNRNAPKMKGVLDVPKVDLPNMDLKAPNLEMDTADVDIGLPEATLDVTGAKGKFKIPSLNTPDLSISGPQAKTPHMRLSGPGVSMSDFSLPDANFKSPKLNTKHPDVGINGNMGQPGMNFNVSQLRGIRGPDVDTNIPLGNIRGPHADLDLDRKLKQPYFKPLQFRSPDLHQASDIDFGGALRPTNLDINPPNAKLNMKQPQMKGHISSPRVSAPNMNLNMPKVAMHPPQYHLRSPGLSIDDPSLYFQTPSHKHHTQDMSNLTMKLPDLDIDGDIRLRNTDRKSTRTKVRSSFPGMDGVLDQHIDLNHSDLNIDDFTGKHHVLRARGSNLNLQAPHSHGHAISPSGVNTGMRDPRRIPSGHIKHNTRLPQFSPDSRMRASNTSDGHYVTVFPNQARNQKMPNRKYNTLGGLDFHPGNLDLEVPNEHDLRGSTFFFSNLV from the exons TCTAAGTGAAGCTCAGATCCCAAGATTCAAAATCGGTGCCAGATGTCCAGATCTAGACTTACCAGAAGATCCAAATGTCAGCACTACATCTTGTATGCAATTGCCAAATACTGACCACCCATCATTTGACAATGCAATGCAAAATCTTGAAAATCCTCAAATTGGACTTGAAGTTCCAGAAGTAGATGTAGGCCTAAAAGGTTCAAACATTACTACCCCTGAAATGGGGATAGACCTTGATGGCAGAAGTTTCAGTGGTCCATCTGTTAATTCCAGCATTCCCAAAGTGGCCATTGAAGGAAGAAACCAGGAATTCAAAATGCCTACATTTAAACTGCCAGGTCTGGGCCTCTCAGGATCTTCTTTTAGTGGTCCAGAATGTGGCGTTAAGCATGAAGACACACCAGAGAAACTCAGTCTAAAGTATTCCAAGAGACTGAAAAACCCAGATCTAAATTTAGATGATTCTTCTAGTTATGTAAAATCACCCAAGCTTAGGCTGTCTGGGATATCACCTGATTCGGAGCAAGGAATGTTGGGTATTAATGTATCAAAACCAGATATCAGTGGGACAGACACTGACATACCTTTAGGTGAAATCAAGATGTCACACAAGAAACCaaggatttctcttaaatctcCTGATTTAGATTTGGACGCTCAATCTGGTATGCTCAAAAGTGACGCTGATGTTAAAACACCAGACCTAAGATTGACAACATCAAAACTAAAAGGTGGCATGTCTGGACCTGATGCAAACATTCCCAAAGCTGACCTTAAGGGTCACAATTGGGCCACTGATGGTCCATCAGTTAGTATTAAAGGTCCATCTGGAAAATACAAGGCTCCAAAGTTTAGAATGCCCAAATTTGACTTACCAGTCATTCAGGTTCCTGGTTTGAATGGAGATTTGGATGGACCCGATGGACAGCTTTCAGGTACACTGCCTAAAGGGCCAAATTTAAAACTAAATGCACCTGACATAAATGTTCCAAATGTTGACCTCAAAGCACCAAAACTAAAAATGAATGCACCGAATGCCAACTTAGACTTTCCATCAGGCGATCTCAAAATGCCAGAACTTGATGGTCCAGATTGGGATGTTAATGCTCCTTCTGGGAAATTAAAAATGCCTAAATTTAATCTGTCAGGGACACTGCCTAAAGGACCAAATTTGGACCTGAACACAGATCTGAAGTcaccagatctaaatccaaaaGCTCCAAAGATAAAGGGCGGAATTGATGCCCCTGATTTGGACTTACCAGACGTGGGTCTTAAAGCTCCCAAATTAGATATGAACACTCCAGATGTCAACATTGGCTCACCAAAAGGGAAGCTGAAATTCCCCAAAATGAAAATGCCTAAATTCAACCTTCCAAGCCTTAAAGGTCCTGAAATTGATGGCAACTTGGATGTTCCAAACATAAATACACCCAATGTCAACCTCAAAGGTCCTAAAGGTGATCTTGATCTAGATATTTCTGGTCCATCTGGCAAGTTTAAAAAGCCAAACCTGAATCTGCCTGATTTAGGTCTTTCTGGTCCAAAGTTAGAAGGCCCTAACTTGGACCTCAAAACACCTGACCTAGATATCTCTGGTCCCAACCTCAGTGGTGGAATAAATGCACCTGACATAAACATGCCAAACATTGATCTCAAAGCCCCAAAGCTGAAACTGGATAAACCAAATGCCAACTTGGACTTGCCATCGGCTAAAGTTAAAATGCCAAAACTTGATGGTCCAGATTGGGATGTGAATGCTCCTTCTGGGAAATTAAAGATGCCTAAATTTAATCTGTCAGGGACCCTGCCTAAAGGACCAAATTTGGACCTAAACACAGATCTGAAGTCACCAGATCTTAATCTGAAAGCTCCAAAGATAAAGGGCGGAATTGACGCCCCTGATTTGGACTTACCAGACGTGGGTCTTAAAGCTCCCAAATTAGATATGAACACTCCAGATGTCAACATTGGGTCAACAAAAGGGAAGCTGAAATTCCCCAAAATGAAAATGCCTAAATTCAACCTTCCAAGCCTTAAAGGTCCTGAAATTGATGGCAACTTGGATG TTCCAAACATAAATACACCCAATGTCAACCTCAAAGGTCCTAAAGGTGATCTTGATCTAGATATTTCTGGTCCATCTGGCAAGTTTAAAAAGCCAAACCTGAATCTGCCTGATTTAGGTCTTTCCGGTCCAAAGTTAGAAGGCCCTAACTTGGACCTTAAAACACCTGACCTAGATATCTCTGGTCCCAACCTTAGCGGTGGAATAAATGCACCTGACATAAACATGCCAAACATTGACCTCAAAGCCCCAAAGTTGAAACTGGATAAACCAAATGCCAACTTGGACTTGCCATCAGGTAAAGTTAAAATGCCAAAACTTGATGGTCCAGATTGGGATGTGAATGCTCCTTCTGGGAAATTAAAGATGCCTAAATTTAATCTGTCAGGGACCCTGCCTAAAGGACCAAATTTGGACCTAAACACAGATCTGAAGTCACCAGATCTTAATCTAAAAGCTCCAAAGATAAAGGGCGGAATTGATGCACCTGATATGGACTTACCAGACATGGGTCTTAAAGCTCCCAAATTAGATATGAACACTCCAGATGTCAACATTGGCTCACCAAAAGGGAAGCTGAAATTCCCCAAAATGAAAATGCCTAAATTCAACCTTCCAAGCCTTAAAGGACCTGAGTTTGATGGCAAGTTGGATGGTCCAGATGTGGACATAAATGCACCCAATGTCAACCTCAAAGCTCCCAAAGCGGATCTTGATCTAGATATTTCTGGTCCATCTGGCAAGTTTAAAAAGCCAAACCTGAATCTGCCTGATTTGGGGCTTTCCGGTCCAAAATTAGAAGGCCCTAACTTGGACCTCAAAACACCTGACCTAGATATCTCTGGTCCCAACCTCAGTGGTGGAATAAATGCACCTGACATAAACATGCCAAACATTGACCTCAAAGCCCCAAAGCTGAAACTGGATAAACCAAATGCCAACTTGGACTTGCCATCAGGTAAAGTTAAAATGCCAAAACTTGATGGTCCAGATTGGGATGTGAATGCTCCTTCGGGAAAATTAAAAATGCCTAAATTTAATCTGTCAGGGACACTGCCTAAAGGACCAAATTTGGACCTAAACACAGATCTGAAGTCACCAGATCTTAATCTAAAAGCTCCAAAGATAAAGGGCGGAATTGATGCCCCTGATTTGGACTTACCAGACATGGGTCTTAAAGCTCCCAAATTAGATATGAACACTCCAGATGTCAACATTGGGTCAACAAAAGGGAAGCTGAAATTCCCCAAAATGAAAATGCCTAAATTCAACCTTCCAAGCCTTAAAAGTCCTGAAATTGATGGCAAGTTGGATGTTCCAAACATAAATACACCCAATGTCAACCTCAAAGGTCCTAAAGGTGATCTTGATCTAGATATTTCTGGTCCATCTGGCAAGTTTAAAAAGCCAAACCTGAATCTGCCTGATTTAGGTCTTTCTGGTCCAAAGTTAGAAGGCCCTAACTTGGACCTTAAAACACCTGACCTAGATATCTCTGGTCCCAACCTTAGCGGTGGAATAAATGCACCTGACATAAACATGCCAAACATTGATCTCAAAGCCCCAAAGCTGAAACTGGATAAACCAAATGCCAACTTGGACTTGCCATCAGGTAAAGTTAAAATGCCAAAACTTGATGGTCCAGATTGGGATGTGAATGCTCCTTCGGGAAAATTAAAAATGCCTAAATTTAATCTGTCAGGGACCCTGCCTAAAGGACCAAATTTGGACCTAAACACAGATCTGAAGTCACCAGATCTTAATCTAAAAGCTCCAAAGATAAAGGGCGGAATTGATGCCCCTGATTTGGACTTACCAGACATGGGTCTTAAAGCTCCCAAATTAGATATGAACACTCCAGATGTCAACATTGGGTCAACAAAAGGGAAGCTGAAATTCCCCAAAATGAAAATGCCTAAATTCAACCTTCCAAGCCTTAAAAGTCCTGAAATTGATGGCAACTTGGATGTTCCAAACATAAATACACCCAATGTCAACCTCAAAGGTCCTAAAGGTGATCTTGATCTAGATATTTCTGGTCCATCTGGCAAGTTTAAAAAGCCAAACCTGAATCTGCCTGATTTAGGTCTTTCTGGTCCAAAGTTAGAAGGCCCTAACTTGGACCTTAAAACACCTGACCTAGATATCTCTGGTCCCAACCTTAGCGGTGGAATAAATGCACCTGACATAAACATGCCAAACATTGACCTCAAAGCCCCAAAGCTGAAACTGGATAAACCAAATGCCAACTTGGACTTGCCATCGGCTAAAGTTAAAATGCCAAAACTTGATGGTCCAGATTGGGATGTGAATGCTCCTTCTGGGAAATTAAAGATGCCTAAATTTAATCTGTCAGGGACCCTGCCTAAAGGACCAAATTTGGACCTAAACACAGATCTGAAGTCACCAGATCTTAATCTAAAAGCTCCAAAGATAAAGGGCGGAATTGATGCACCTGATATGGACTTACCAGACATGGATCTTAAAGCTCCCAAATTAGATATGAACACTCCAGATGTCAACATTGGCTCACCAAAAGGGAAGCTGAAATTCCCCAAAATGAAAATGCCTAAATTCAACCTTCCAAGCCTTAAAGGTCCTGAAATTGATGGCAACTTGGATGGTCCAGATGTGGACATAAATGCACCCAATGTCAACCTCAAAGCTCCCAAAGCGGATCTTGATCTAGATATTTCTGGTCCATCTGGCAAGTTTAAAAAGCCAAACCTGAATCTGCCTGATTTGGGGCTTTCCGGTCCAAAATTAGAAGGCCCTAACTTGGACCTTAAAACACCTGACCTAGATATCTCTGGTCCCAACTTCAGTGGTGGAATAAATGCACCTGACATAAACATGCCAAACATTGACCTCAAAGCCCCAAAGCTGAAACTGGATAAACCAAATGCCAACTTGGACTTGCCATCAGGTAAAGTTAAAATGCCAAAACTTGATGGTCCAGATTGGGATGTGAATGCTCCTTCTGGGAAATTAAAAATGCCTAAATTTAATCTGTCAGGGACCCTGCCTAAAGGACCAAATTTGGACCTAAACACAGAACTGAAGTCGCCAGATGTTAATCTAAAAGCTCCAAAGATAAAGGGTGGAATTGATGCCCCTGATTTGGACTTTCCAGACATAGATCTTAAAGCTCCCAAATTAGATATGAACACTCCATATGTCAACACTGGCACACCAAAAGGGAAGCTGAAAATGCCAAAACTGAAAATGTCTAAGAGTAATCTACCAAATCTTAAAGGACCTGAGTTTGATGGCACTTTTGACGGCTCCAACATTGACCTCAGGGCACCAAATGCTAATTTCAAAGGTTCCAAAACTGGCTTAGAAATGCCTGATGTTGATTTTGGTAGCCCATCAGGAAAGTTAAAATCTCCAAATTTAAAATTACCTGATGTGGGATTTTCTCGACCAAAATTAGATGTGCCAGACTTTGAACAAAATGTGAAAGTCAAAGGTCCAAAAGTGAAAGGTGGACTTGATGCCCCTAGTCTACCTTCATCAAATATAGACTTTAAAGGTTCTAAAAATGGTTTTGAATTCCCTGATGTTGACTTTGGTAGCCCTTCAGGGAAATTTAAAACACCACATCTGACAATGTCTGATTTGGGATTTTCTGCACCAAAAACAGATCTCCCAAATGTTGATCTCAATTCACCAGATGTCAGAGCTAAAGTACCAAAAGGCCCAAATTTGAAATTAAATACAAATCTAAAAACTCCAGATCTGAATCGCAATGCTCCAAAGATGAAAGGTGTACTTGATGTGCCTAAGGTAGACTTACCAAACATGGATCTCAAAGCTCCCAACTTGGAAATGGACACTGCAGATGTTGACATTGGTTTGCCTGAGGCAACTTTAGATGTTACTGGTGCAAAAGGAAAATTTAAAATCCCAAGTTTAAATACACCAGATCTCAGTATCTCTGGACCTCAGGCAAAAACACCACATATGAGACTTTCTGGACCTGGCGTTAGTATGTCTGATTTCAGTTTACCTGATGCCAATTTCAAGAGTCCCAAGCTCAATACAAAACACCCTGATGTAGGGATAAATGGTAACATGGGACAACCTGGGATGAACTTTAATGTCTCTCAGTTAAGAGGCATAAGAGGTCCAGATGTTGACACAAATATTCCCTTAGGAAACATCCGTGGCCCTCATGCTGATCTTGATTTagacagaaaattaaaacaacCATATTTCAAGCCGCTTCAGTTTAGAAGCCCAGATTTACATCAAGCATCTGATATTGACTTTGGTGGAGCTTTGAGACCAACAAATCTTGATATTAATCCTCCAAATGCAAAACTGAATATGAAACAACCCCAGATGAAGGGACATATATCAAGCCCAAGGGTTAGTGCTCCAAACATGAACCTCAACATGCCCAAAGTTGCAATGCACCCTCCACAGTATCATCTGAGATCTCCAGGTCTTAGTATTGATGATCCTTCATTGTATTTCCAAACACCTTCACATAAACATCACACACAAGATATGTCAAATTTGACCATGAAACTTCCTGACCTGGACATAGATGGTGATATCAGACTTCGTAATACTGATAGAAAGTCCACTAGAACCAAAGTAAGATCCAGCTTCCCTGGAATGGATGGCGTTTTAGACCAACATATTGATTTAAATCATTCAGATCTCAATATTGACGACTTTACAGGAAAACATCATGTGCTTAGAGCCAGAGGTTCCAACCTTAATCTCCAGGCTCCACACAGCCATGGACACGCAATCTCCCCGTCTGGAGTTAACACTGGCATGAGGGACCCCAGAAGAATCCCATCTGGCCATATCAAACACAATACACGtttgccacaattttctccagatTCAAGAATGAGAGCATCTAACACTTCAGATGGACACTATGTGACTGTTTTTCCCAATCAAGCACGAAATCAAAAGATGCCAAATCGTAAATATAACACACTTGGAGGGCTTGACTTTCATCCAGGAAACTTGGACCTTGAAGTTCCCAATGAACATGACCTAAGAGGGTCAACGTTCTTTTTCTCCAACCTTGTATAG